The Pantoea phytobeneficialis genome has a segment encoding these proteins:
- a CDS encoding BON domain-containing protein, with amino-acid sequence MNLFKVVAGLLMAAVMALALSACAPTSTQEGTGGYIDDTVITTKVKTELLKDDSLKSTEINVETFKGRVQLSGFVSSPQMANRAVAVTRTVAGVKSVVNNMQIK; translated from the coding sequence ATGAATTTGTTCAAAGTCGTTGCAGGATTGCTGATGGCTGCGGTGATGGCGCTGGCACTCAGCGCATGTGCACCTACGTCAACGCAGGAAGGAACCGGGGGTTACATCGATGACACGGTGATTACCACCAAGGTGAAAACAGAGTTGTTGAAAGATGACTCGCTGAAATCCACGGAGATCAATGTGGAAACTTTCAAAGGGCGCGTACAGTTGAGTGGATTCGTCAGTTCACCGCAAATGGCGAACCGTGCCGTGGCGGTGACACGCACCGTCGCCGGTGTTAAATCTGTCGTAAATAATATGCAAATCAAATAA
- a CDS encoding lytic polysaccharide monooxygenase: MKLKHRTLLSLVIGSICAGSVPSVFGHGGLVEPPARQYYCNQNQNLDVCKKASAESNDGGQSIYTWQELTGFVGGNHSAEQARKEIPSTLICSGTDKGRGFSSPRAEWHTTLIKPDSNGKVKMRYGYTQPHDPSWIEFYISKKGYNPAEKALGWDDVELLDTVVSSKATQKRPGDVPGAYSSYEDFNITIPADRTGRAVIFSRWQRNDPAGEGFYNCSDVIIDQPGSGELPTEPENPGGEDGGQTTDWFEYSKFAHEHKPVAGEYVHFRLMGGTKGTNLVDIKKEITAANVNDKWIAELATEINTNHSNFVLIGKQSTSGSISFDPTDLRNNGIFLQDNMQSVVMTVEKATNAPVAVAGTNFTVESNKESRNYPLDGSASKNADTYKWTIVSGHDIGAMQTLDNGAWVQSVSTAKARALIKPGTSGKVTYRLTVKKGDKTDSSDITVTVKATETKPIANLEIQGNDTISTGNLRATLSAANSTLPGNASLDTAKFEWSVLNNANKIVFKHRHGQIATLDYPASVVMEDFDVDVQVKITDPNTGLSSTATQTVKVRR; the protein is encoded by the coding sequence ATGAAACTTAAACATCGGACGTTGCTATCTTTAGTAATTGGTAGCATCTGTGCTGGCTCCGTACCCAGTGTATTTGGTCATGGTGGCTTAGTTGAGCCACCAGCACGTCAGTATTATTGCAATCAAAACCAGAATCTTGATGTCTGCAAAAAAGCCTCCGCAGAAAGCAATGATGGTGGTCAGTCGATTTATACCTGGCAAGAGTTGACAGGTTTTGTTGGTGGTAATCACAGCGCAGAACAAGCCAGAAAAGAGATCCCCAGCACCCTCATTTGCTCAGGTACCGATAAAGGGAGAGGATTCAGTTCACCGCGCGCCGAATGGCACACCACGCTGATCAAGCCAGACAGCAACGGTAAGGTCAAAATGCGTTATGGCTATACGCAACCTCATGACCCTTCATGGATTGAATTCTATATCAGTAAAAAAGGGTACAATCCGGCAGAGAAAGCCCTGGGCTGGGACGATGTGGAGTTACTGGATACCGTTGTTTCTTCCAAAGCAACTCAAAAAAGACCAGGAGACGTTCCGGGCGCTTACTCCAGCTACGAGGATTTTAATATCACCATTCCGGCAGACCGTACCGGCCGTGCCGTGATTTTTTCACGCTGGCAGCGTAATGACCCCGCTGGTGAAGGCTTTTACAACTGTAGTGATGTGATAATCGATCAGCCAGGAAGTGGTGAATTACCGACTGAACCCGAGAATCCGGGTGGTGAGGATGGCGGTCAAACTACCGATTGGTTTGAATACAGTAAATTTGCCCACGAGCACAAACCGGTAGCCGGTGAATATGTTCACTTCCGTTTGATGGGTGGCACTAAAGGTACCAACCTGGTTGATATTAAAAAAGAGATCACTGCCGCTAACGTTAATGATAAATGGATTGCTGAGCTGGCAACTGAAATTAACACCAACCATTCCAATTTTGTTCTGATCGGTAAGCAAAGCACCAGCGGCAGTATTTCATTTGACCCAACCGATCTTCGTAATAATGGTATCTTCTTACAAGATAATATGCAGTCAGTTGTTATGACTGTTGAAAAAGCAACGAATGCACCGGTTGCGGTGGCAGGGACCAACTTTACCGTTGAGAGCAATAAAGAATCCCGTAATTATCCACTGGATGGCTCTGCCAGTAAGAATGCGGATACCTATAAGTGGACGATTGTCTCGGGTCACGATATCGGCGCAATGCAAACCCTGGACAATGGAGCATGGGTGCAGAGCGTCAGCACAGCGAAAGCCCGTGCGCTGATCAAACCTGGCACAAGCGGTAAGGTTACCTACCGCCTGACAGTGAAAAAAGGTGATAAAACCGATAGCAGTGATATCACTGTGACGGTAAAAGCGACAGAAACCAAACCGATCGCCAATCTGGAAATTCAGGGTAACGACACCATTTCAACAGGAAACCTGCGTGCAACCCTGAGTGCGGCCAATTCAACCTTACCGGGTAATGCTTCACTCGATACCGCTAAGTTTGAGTGGTCGGTGCTGAACAACGCGAATAAGATTGTGTTCAAACATCGCCATGGTCAGATTGCGACTCTCGATTATCCGGCCTCAGTAGTAATGGAAGATTTCGATGTTGACGTTCAGGTAAAAATTACCGACCCCAACACGGGCCTTTCTTCAACTGCCACCCAGACGGTTAAAGTTCGCCGTTAA
- the trpB gene encoding tryptophan synthase subunit beta — translation MTLLNPYFGEFGGQYVPQILMPALRQLEAAFVEAQRDPDFQAEFTDLLKNYAGRPTALTLCRNLTKGTKTRLYLKREDLLHGGAHKTNQVLGQALLAKRMGKNEIIAETGAGQHGVASALACALLGMKCRIYMGAKDVERQSPNVFRMRLMGAEVIPVHSGSATLKDACNEALRDWSGSYETAHYMLGTAAGPHPFPTIVREFQRMIGEETKAQILEKEGRLPDAVLACVGGGSNAIGMFADFIDETSVGLIGVEPAGHGIETGEHGAPLKHGRVGIYFGMKAPMMQTEEGQIEESYSISAGLDFPSVGPQHAHLNSIGRAEYVSITDDEALDAFKQLSRAEGIIPALESSHALAHALKMIRENPEKEQLLVVNLSGRGDKDIFTVHDILKAKGEI, via the coding sequence ATGACGTTACTGAATCCCTATTTTGGCGAGTTTGGCGGGCAATATGTGCCGCAAATCCTGATGCCCGCTCTGCGTCAGCTGGAAGCGGCATTTGTCGAAGCCCAGCGCGATCCGGATTTTCAGGCCGAATTTACTGACCTGCTGAAAAACTATGCCGGTCGCCCCACGGCGCTGACGCTGTGCCGCAACCTGACCAAAGGCACCAAAACCCGCCTGTATCTGAAGCGTGAAGATTTGCTGCACGGCGGCGCGCACAAAACTAACCAGGTGCTTGGTCAAGCATTGCTGGCAAAGCGCATGGGCAAAAATGAAATCATCGCGGAAACCGGTGCGGGTCAGCACGGCGTCGCCTCTGCCCTGGCCTGTGCGCTGTTGGGTATGAAGTGCCGCATTTATATGGGCGCGAAAGACGTGGAGCGCCAGTCACCTAATGTGTTCCGTATGCGCCTGATGGGTGCAGAGGTGATCCCGGTGCACAGCGGCTCCGCCACGCTGAAAGATGCCTGTAACGAGGCGTTGCGTGACTGGTCCGGCAGCTATGAAACCGCACACTACATGCTCGGCACCGCGGCAGGTCCACACCCCTTCCCGACCATTGTGCGCGAGTTCCAGCGTATGATTGGCGAAGAGACCAAAGCGCAGATTCTGGAAAAAGAAGGTCGCTTACCGGATGCAGTTCTGGCATGTGTCGGCGGTGGCTCGAATGCCATCGGCATGTTCGCTGACTTTATCGATGAAACCAGCGTTGGTCTGATCGGCGTTGAACCGGCAGGTCACGGTATCGAAACCGGTGAGCATGGCGCACCGCTCAAGCATGGCCGAGTAGGCATCTACTTCGGCATGAAAGCGCCGATGATGCAGACCGAAGAAGGCCAGATTGAGGAGTCGTACTCTATCTCGGCGGGTCTTGATTTCCCGTCGGTGGGACCACAACACGCCCATCTCAACAGCATTGGTCGTGCTGAATATGTGTCGATCACCGACGACGAAGCACTGGACGCCTTTAAGCAACTCTCCCGTGCCGAGGGGATTATCCCGGCACTGGAGTCTTCACACGCCCTCGCCCATGCGTTGAAGATGATCCGTGAAAACCCGGAAAAAGAGCAGTTGCTGGTGGTTAACCTGTCTGGCCGCGGCGATAAAGACATTTTTACCGTTCACGATATTTTGAAAGCGAAGGGAGAGATCTGA
- the trpA gene encoding tryptophan synthase subunit alpha encodes MERYNQLFKRLSANKEGAFVPFVTLGDPSPEMSLKIIDALVAGGADALELGIPFSDPLADGPTIQNATLRAFAAGTTTAQCFEILAAVRQKYPELPIGLLMYANLVFSKGIDNFYAQCAAVGVDSVLVADVPVEESAPFRQAAMRHNVAPIFICPPNADDDLLREIASHGRGYTYLLSRAGVTGSENRAHVPLQHLIDKLREYHAAPPLQGFGISEPGQVKEAVSAGAAGAISGSAIVKIIERNQHQPETLLSELQAFVSNLKAATR; translated from the coding sequence ATGGAACGTTACAATCAGCTGTTTAAACGTCTGTCGGCGAACAAAGAAGGTGCGTTCGTTCCTTTCGTCACGCTGGGCGATCCGTCGCCAGAGATGTCGCTGAAGATTATTGATGCGCTGGTCGCGGGTGGTGCCGATGCGCTGGAATTAGGCATTCCGTTCTCCGATCCGCTGGCCGATGGTCCGACCATCCAGAACGCCACTTTGCGCGCTTTTGCCGCCGGAACCACCACCGCACAATGCTTTGAAATTTTGGCAGCCGTACGCCAGAAATACCCTGAGCTGCCAATTGGCCTGTTGATGTACGCCAACCTGGTGTTCAGCAAAGGGATCGATAACTTCTACGCCCAGTGCGCAGCCGTTGGTGTCGATTCCGTCCTGGTGGCCGATGTGCCGGTGGAAGAATCCGCCCCGTTCCGTCAGGCGGCAATGCGCCACAATGTGGCACCGATCTTTATCTGCCCGCCGAACGCCGATGATGATCTGCTGCGTGAAATTGCTTCGCATGGCCGTGGTTATACTTACCTGCTGTCACGCGCCGGAGTGACCGGTTCTGAAAACCGTGCCCATGTGCCGTTGCAGCACCTGATCGACAAATTGCGTGAATACCATGCTGCTCCGCCGTTGCAGGGCTTTGGTATCTCTGAACCGGGTCAGGTGAAAGAAGCCGTCAGCGCCGGTGCTGCCGGTGCCATTTCTGGTTCTGCTATTGTGAAGATTATTGAACGTAATCAACATCAACCAGAGACGTTGCTGAGCGAACTGCAAGCCTTTGTCAGCAATCTGAAGGCCGCAACCCGTTAA
- the trpCF gene encoding bifunctional indole-3-glycerol-phosphate synthase TrpC/phosphoribosylanthranilate isomerase TrpF, translating into MSIKGTVLEKIVLDKAVWVEARKAQQPLTTFQNSLQPAERHFYDALRGTRTAFILECKKASPSKGLIREDFDPATIAGIYRNYASAVSVLTDEKYFQGNFEFLPIVSAAITQPVLCKDFIIDPYQIYLARHYQADAILLMLSVLDDEQYRQLAAVAHSLKMGVLTEVSNEEELERAIALEAKVVGINNRDLRDLSIDLNRTRQLAPRLSHGVTVISESGIHNYAQIRELSHFANGFLIGSALMEEDDLNAGVRRVLLGDNKVCGLTRAEDARSAHEAGAIYGGVIFAAGSPRQVSTQQAQAVIAAAPLKYVGVFRNQGISDIVTQVTALNLFAVQLHGDENPAFVAELRQALPETVQIWKALSIKDTLPARDWPHVDRYVLDNGQGGTGQRFDWSLLQGQDLSNVLLAGGLSADNCVEAAQLGCAGLDFNSGVESSPGIKDASKIAAVFRTLRAY; encoded by the coding sequence ATGAGCATTAAGGGAACCGTGTTAGAAAAAATTGTGCTGGATAAAGCCGTCTGGGTCGAGGCGCGTAAAGCGCAGCAGCCGCTGACCACTTTCCAGAACAGCCTGCAACCGGCCGAACGCCATTTTTACGATGCGCTGCGCGGTACACGAACTGCCTTTATTCTGGAATGCAAAAAGGCGTCACCGTCGAAGGGACTGATTCGCGAGGACTTTGATCCCGCGACCATCGCCGGTATTTATCGGAACTATGCCTCCGCCGTTTCCGTATTGACCGATGAAAAATACTTCCAGGGCAACTTCGAGTTTCTGCCCATCGTCAGTGCGGCGATCACGCAACCGGTGCTGTGCAAAGATTTTATCATCGACCCTTATCAGATCTACCTGGCGCGTCATTACCAGGCCGATGCCATTCTGTTGATGCTGTCGGTGTTGGATGACGAGCAGTACCGCCAACTGGCCGCGGTGGCCCACAGCCTGAAAATGGGTGTGCTGACCGAGGTTAGCAACGAAGAAGAGCTGGAACGCGCCATCGCGCTGGAAGCCAAAGTGGTAGGCATCAATAACCGCGACCTGCGCGACCTGTCGATTGACCTGAATCGTACACGCCAGCTTGCCCCACGCCTCAGCCACGGCGTAACAGTGATTAGTGAGTCCGGCATTCATAACTATGCACAGATCCGTGAACTCAGCCATTTTGCCAATGGTTTCCTGATTGGTTCGGCGCTGATGGAAGAAGATGACCTCAACGCAGGCGTGCGTCGCGTATTGTTGGGTGACAACAAGGTGTGTGGCCTGACCCGTGCGGAAGACGCGCGCAGCGCCCATGAGGCCGGTGCCATTTATGGTGGGGTGATTTTTGCCGCAGGCTCGCCACGTCAGGTGAGTACGCAACAGGCGCAGGCGGTGATCGCCGCTGCACCGTTGAAATACGTTGGCGTGTTTCGCAATCAGGGCATAAGTGACATTGTCACGCAAGTCACTGCGCTCAACCTGTTCGCCGTCCAGTTGCATGGCGATGAAAACCCGGCATTTGTTGCCGAACTGCGTCAGGCATTGCCGGAAACCGTACAGATCTGGAAAGCGCTGAGTATCAAAGATACGCTCCCTGCGCGCGACTGGCCGCATGTTGACCGCTATGTATTGGATAATGGTCAGGGCGGTACCGGCCAGCGTTTTGACTGGTCACTGTTGCAGGGACAGGATCTCAGCAATGTGCTGCTGGCGGGCGGATTAAGCGCCGACAACTGTGTCGAAGCGGCACAACTGGGTTGCGCCGGTCTGGACTTCAATTCTGGTGTGGAATCGTCGCCGGGCATTAAAGATGCCAGCAAAATTGCCGCAGTGTTCCGCACCTTACGCGCCTATTAA